A region of the Drosophila ananassae strain 14024-0371.13 chromosome XL, ASM1763931v2, whole genome shotgun sequence genome:
GCACTGAGAAAATCCACAGGTAGAGACTGTCATTGATCCAACAGCTGCCGAAAAAGTATATGCTtttgaataataatattcATATTTCTCCAATTCACACTCACTGTTCATTGTCTGGGCTGCTGAAGTGCCTGGCCAGGCCATAGACGACGGCGAAATGAACTGGCGATAGCCAACTGATGATGATAAACCAGCGCATCACAATCGTGTCCTTGACAAAGACCTGGAAAAGGGGCAAAAAAGGATAGTTCTGACAGCTTGACAGAGACGGAAAGCAGTTCGCCAAAGTTGCAACTTGCTCTCACATCCATTGGTGGGGCAAAAATCATTGCAATGACGCCGGAAAGAGCAAAAACAGCAAATCACATCTGCCAAGCACAGCTCACGCTCATAAAGAATGCCAACTTGCAAAGCAATTACACGGATTTGCATACCAATGCGGGAGTGTGGGCGTAGCTCAAGCTGGGCGCAGCTCAACGTCGACCCGGACCCATCCATCCACCCGGATAACCACCCACGCGACCACTATGCACCACCACTCACCACAACGAGCACCAAGTGCAGGTGGAGGCCTTCGCAGAACATCCAGAAGTAGTTGACCAGCATGAAATAGTGCACAACCAGATGCAATAAGATGCACCAGAGCTGAAAGGATACATGATAGGGACGTTATGCAACTGACATTTAAGcactaaaagaaaatattctCTAAGATATAGATGTTGAAATAAGATAAACCACCATGTTGGAATAAGGTTTTAGCTAAGTTGGAATGTTGGAATAGTGTTGGAATTATATTGGAATGTAAATTGGCTAAACAATAGATGAAGCTATCATAAGCTTTGTTTTCTCTGTATAGCTCACCGGATTCTCGGCTGTGATTTCAGGTCGCTCCACCACGAGGCGGTACCAAAGAATCCAGGCCACACAGGTGCAGGCCAGCGATGCAAACAAATGCACATGTATCCGAATGCGTGTACAGCGCAGGGATCTGTGAAAAGGATACACCGTACAGtgttttgcatttaaaacGGACACCGACCGGATGCAGGACACAACACAAACACTTACTTGAAGCCCAGGAAAATAATAATCGATATGAGCAGGGCCAGCAGGGAGATGGCGTAACCCTTAACGTACAGCTCGTTGATGAACTGGCGAAACTGCAATGgaagtttttcattttttctgaATTATTCTTCTTGCTTTAGCGCAGCGGGCGGAAGACTTACCTCCAAGTCAACGTAGTCGACACAGTTGGTGTAATTGGACCAGGTCTTGTTGCTCTCCGGATGTCGGTACCAGGAGCCGTTCTCTTGGCAGCTAAAAAGATAATTCTTACTGTTTCATTCTTGAAAAGGGGTTTGTTCTGGGGCTTGATGTTCTAAACAAAGCTCCTGACAATGAAAAGTTTCTTGGCAAAGTTTCTGCCTCCCTCCCCTGATGAGTTATTTGAGCGCAGCTGGTGTTTAAAGTGAAAAACACTTCTGCACTTTGAAGTATGGTTTTCTGTGTAAaatctaatttatttatagaaaattgtgaaaattccATACTTATCATGAAATGCTTTCTCTGGAATGCTAATGGTAAGTGAAACTAAATTCGTATTCAAATATCGATTCGATATTGTTTGCCAATAGATAATGCTTGAGCATTTTGGGCATTTAACTCACGTCTTGTGGGCCAGAAATTTGCTGTTAAAGCCCTCAACGAAATCGGGACAATATTGACTTAGCACAGTGCCGGCCGGAGTTCTTGGCCAACAGAGGTATCCGTCAAAGTCCAAGGGGCAGAAGAGGCGTTTGCTGCCGCTGCTACTGCTGTTCCCCGAACTACGTTGCCCAGCTGGCTCGTCCTGATTCTGATTTGTGGCCATCGTGGCCGTGAGAATGGTGGCGAATAGCTCCTCCTTTTCCGCTTGCTTTTCGTCCACGTTCCGCATGTCAATCGAACCTTCGTTTAAAGCAGC
Encoded here:
- the LOC6503573 gene encoding calcitonin gene-related peptide type 1 receptor, which codes for MGGLSASVTEPDMEQEAPQPQDNLRIFLKHLYAECVYRYQNDTYDDPMTETATDYESDLPENFSPVPRYLENAALNEGSIDMRNVDEKQAEKEELFATILTATMATNQNQDEPAGQRSSGNSSSSGSKRLFCPLDFDGYLCWPRTPAGTVLSQYCPDFVEGFNSKFLAHKTCQENGSWYRHPESNKTWSNYTNCVDYVDLEFRQFINELYVKGYAISLLALLISIIIFLGFKSLRCTRIRIHVHLFASLACTCVAWILWYRLVVERPEITAENPLWCILLHLVVHYFMLVNYFWMFCEGLHLHLVLVVVFVKDTIVMRWFIIISWLSPVHFAVVYGLARHFSSPDNEHCWINDSLYLWIFSVPITLSLLASFIFLINVLRVIVRKLHPQSAQPAPLAIRKAVRATIILVPLFGLQHFLLPYRPDAGTQLDRFYQLLSVVLVSLQGFVVSFLFCFANHDVLFAVRTLLNKLMPSLVSPPPAGSNTGQMATTTPSRELGV